A portion of the Sulfurospirillum diekertiae genome contains these proteins:
- a CDS encoding TAXI family TRAP transporter solute-binding subunit, with translation MNRILTTLALTGTLSISLFAAEFITIGTGGVTGTYYPTGGAICQMVNKNKKETNIRCSVESTGGSVYNVNTIKAGELDFGIAQSDTAYQAYKGEGKFEGAAAVPELRSAIAIYPELLALVVSQKSGIKTMADLKGKRLNLDSPGSGTNMTVDVVFEALGIKRSDLALVNELKSTEGPTMLQDNHIDGYFFVAGHPTANIKDAASSVDINIVPIEGPAIDALVKKYPYYAKGTISGTYYKGVPNDVPSIGVKAVLVTSSKVKDEVVYQVVKTILDNFDKFKELHPSYKTITKESLLEGLSVPQHPGAMRAFKEAGLLK, from the coding sequence ATGAATAGAATACTCACTACATTAGCGCTTACGGGAACGCTAAGTATCTCTCTGTTTGCAGCGGAGTTTATTACAATTGGTACAGGTGGCGTTACTGGAACGTACTATCCAACAGGTGGTGCTATTTGCCAAATGGTCAATAAAAACAAAAAAGAGACGAATATTCGCTGCTCAGTGGAATCTACAGGTGGCTCTGTTTATAATGTTAATACCATCAAAGCAGGTGAACTTGATTTTGGTATTGCCCAAAGTGATACAGCATACCAAGCGTATAAAGGTGAAGGTAAATTTGAAGGTGCTGCTGCTGTACCAGAACTTCGCAGTGCCATTGCGATTTATCCAGAACTTCTTGCTCTTGTTGTCAGCCAAAAATCAGGGATTAAGACGATGGCAGACCTTAAAGGTAAAAGACTCAATTTAGACTCTCCAGGTTCAGGAACCAATATGACTGTTGATGTTGTTTTTGAAGCACTTGGCATTAAACGCTCAGACTTAGCGCTTGTCAATGAACTCAAATCGACAGAAGGTCCAACGATGCTCCAAGATAACCATATTGATGGTTACTTCTTTGTAGCAGGTCATCCAACGGCAAACATTAAAGATGCCGCGAGTTCTGTGGACATCAACATTGTTCCTATTGAAGGTCCAGCCATTGATGCATTGGTTAAAAAATATCCTTATTATGCCAAAGGTACTATCTCAGGTACATACTATAAAGGTGTTCCAAATGATGTTCCAAGTATTGGTGTTAAAGCTGTTCTTGTAACCAGTAGCAAAGTCAAAGATGAAGTGGTTTACCAAGTAGTAAAAACGATTCTTGATAACTTCGATAAATTTAAAGAACTTCACCCTTCTTACAAAACAATTACCAAAGAGAGCTTGCTCGAAGGCTTAAGCGTACCACAACATCCAGGTGCTATGAGAGCATTTAAAGAAGCAGGACTACTTAAATAA
- a CDS encoding tyrosine-type recombinase/integrase, with amino-acid sequence MASKLLKDLQVRNAKPLEQDYRLTDGEGLYLLVKPNGSKLWRYNYSFENNKYVYSIGKYPEISLERARILHQNAIRLKADGINPVDQKRKAKLEKKLATVNTFKAIAKEWLEKKKRELAEKTFEGVERRVEKNLYPILGDINIREIKKQDVASALKIADLRSPEVASRCLGYAKNIFEYAEDLGVIEFSVISSMTAGKFLTKYENERFAHIKDPKRLKELLIAIDSYSGEYVVRQLLRLLPLVALRPTEARAATWNEIDFEKKIWSIGKERMKMRKDHIVPLSSQALKILEELHPYTKNSKYIFQSPRKSDTPLSDNSINKALSILGFKDEQTGHGFRHIFSTTCHSNLREHQFDSLVIEACLSHKDKNKERDVYNGAKYIPERMQLMQWYANYLDDLKNSKN; translated from the coding sequence ATGGCATCAAAACTCCTGAAAGACTTACAAGTACGTAATGCCAAGCCTTTAGAGCAAGATTACAGACTTACAGATGGCGAAGGCTTATATCTTCTCGTGAAACCCAATGGTAGTAAACTTTGGCGCTACAACTATTCTTTTGAGAACAACAAGTATGTCTATTCGATTGGGAAATACCCTGAGATCAGCCTTGAAAGAGCAAGGATTTTACACCAAAATGCGATTAGACTTAAAGCAGATGGCATTAACCCTGTTGATCAAAAGCGAAAAGCGAAACTAGAGAAGAAACTAGCTACGGTTAATACCTTTAAAGCTATTGCAAAAGAATGGCTTGAAAAGAAAAAGAGGGAATTAGCAGAAAAGACTTTTGAGGGCGTTGAGCGGAGGGTTGAAAAGAATCTTTATCCGATTTTGGGTGATATAAATATTCGTGAAATCAAGAAGCAAGACGTTGCAAGTGCTTTAAAAATTGCAGATTTACGTAGCCCTGAAGTAGCTAGCCGCTGTTTAGGCTATGCTAAAAATATTTTCGAGTACGCAGAAGATTTAGGGGTTATTGAGTTTAGCGTTATATCTTCTATGACAGCTGGTAAATTTTTAACCAAATATGAGAATGAAAGATTCGCACACATTAAAGACCCGAAAAGATTAAAAGAGCTTTTAATTGCAATTGATTCATATTCTGGTGAATATGTTGTTAGACAGCTTTTGAGATTATTGCCATTAGTTGCTTTACGTCCAACCGAAGCCAGGGCTGCAACATGGAATGAAATCGACTTTGAAAAAAAGATTTGGTCTATCGGTAAAGAGCGTATGAAAATGAGAAAGGATCATATCGTACCCCTTTCATCCCAAGCATTAAAAATTTTAGAAGAACTGCATCCTTACACAAAAAACAGTAAATATATTTTTCAAAGCCCTCGAAAATCGGATACTCCGTTATCGGATAATTCTATCAACAAGGCCTTGTCAATTTTAGGCTTTAAGGACGAACAAACCGGACACGGTTTTCGCCATATTTTCAGCACAACGTGCCATAGCAATTTAAGGGAGCATCAATTTGATTCTCTTGTTATTGAAGCATGTTTATCGCATAAAGATAAAAATAAAGAACGTGACGTATATAATGGTGCTAAATATATACCCGAGAGAATGCAATTGATGCAATGGTACGCAAATTATTTGGATGATTTGAAAAATAGCAAGAATTAA
- a CDS encoding DNA methyltransferase, with the protein MTVLEIENNLHNLVANLDKENFIFELLLAYGIPKSTIKRLQGSDHDKLTSYGELVMRKKLFFKVTDNELHATIDELKSSKEVLKHLPRFVLVTDYETLLAYDVKTEDSLDIELLNIINHYDFFLPLAGMEKTTFTDENPADVKASLKMAKLYDELQKNNRFEIKEEVHSLNVFLTRLLFCYFAEDTNIFPDNLFTSSLSSHTQVNGSDLDAYLQRLFTIFNTPNTKREPNTPAYLNAFPYVNGGLFALHVKLPTFTTRSRSLMLEIGKLKWSQINPDIFGSMIQAVVTPEHRGGMGMHYTSVPNIMKVIEPLFLDELYVEFEKSYESKTKLKALHVRLSKLKIFDPACGSGNFLIIAYKKLRELEMSILQRIDTLSKERSFVFSEIKLTQFYGIELDDFAHEVAMLSLWLVEHQMNLEFYKAFGRTSPSLPLHDGGNIVHGNATRLDWEEVCPKNVGDEIYVLGNPPYLGSSMQNKKQKEDMASVFQGIKNYKNLDYIACWFYKGAKYIQNSNTKLAFVTTNSIVQGEQVAMLWLHIFKLEIEVFFAHQSFKWTNNAKGNAGVTVAIIGLRNCSDADNKYIFNGSIKQKVKHINPYLTSVNVSVVTKRTKSLSKLPLMEYGNKAVYGEPLILEKQEKERILSAFPEAKNFIRPLKGAKEFLNGLERWVIWIEDKDLSLAQSISLINERIEKVKTLRLSSNDSGAQELAQYSHRFRDTKTSKTTSLIVPLTTSERRKYIPTGFLSQETILTNAANAIYDAEPWIFGVISSLMHMVWMRTVAGRLKTDYRYSSALVYNTFPFPNISQKQKDEITELVFGVLDEREKHSQKTLAQLYDPNKMPEGLKKSPPRPRQSHRTMLPPQTIRNR; encoded by the coding sequence ATGACTGTCTTAGAAATAGAAAATAATCTTCATAATCTAGTAGCAAATCTTGACAAAGAAAACTTCATCTTCGAGCTACTCTTAGCATACGGTATCCCAAAATCAACCATCAAACGACTGCAAGGAAGCGATCACGACAAACTTACATCATACGGTGAACTTGTCATGAGAAAAAAACTTTTTTTCAAAGTGACGGATAATGAACTTCATGCCACGATAGATGAACTTAAATCTTCAAAAGAAGTTCTTAAACACTTACCAAGATTTGTTCTTGTAACAGACTACGAAACACTCCTTGCCTATGACGTTAAAACGGAAGATAGCCTCGATATCGAACTCTTAAACATTATCAATCATTACGATTTTTTCTTGCCTCTCGCAGGGATGGAAAAAACTACCTTTACCGATGAAAACCCAGCCGATGTCAAAGCCTCACTCAAGATGGCAAAACTCTATGATGAGCTTCAAAAAAACAACCGCTTTGAAATCAAAGAGGAAGTTCACTCTTTGAATGTCTTTCTCACAAGGCTTTTGTTTTGCTACTTTGCTGAAGATACCAACATCTTCCCTGACAACCTCTTTACCTCTTCACTCTCATCGCACACGCAAGTGAACGGGAGCGATTTGGATGCTTACTTGCAAAGACTTTTTACCATTTTCAACACACCAAACACAAAAAGAGAGCCAAACACACCCGCATACCTAAACGCATTTCCTTATGTCAATGGCGGACTTTTTGCTTTACATGTAAAGCTTCCGACTTTTACCACTCGTTCACGCTCCCTCATGCTAGAAATCGGAAAGTTAAAATGGTCACAGATAAATCCAGACATCTTTGGAAGTATGATACAAGCAGTTGTTACCCCTGAACACCGTGGTGGAATGGGCATGCACTACACCTCTGTACCCAACATCATGAAAGTCATCGAACCGCTATTTTTAGATGAACTCTATGTCGAATTTGAAAAAAGTTATGAAAGCAAAACCAAACTTAAAGCTTTACATGTAAGGCTCTCAAAACTCAAAATCTTTGACCCAGCGTGTGGAAGCGGAAACTTTCTCATCATCGCCTATAAGAAACTAAGAGAACTTGAAATGAGCATCTTGCAACGCATAGACACATTAAGCAAAGAGCGGAGTTTTGTCTTTAGCGAGATAAAACTAACACAATTTTACGGCATAGAGCTAGACGATTTTGCACACGAAGTAGCAATGCTTTCTCTTTGGCTCGTCGAACATCAGATGAACTTAGAATTTTACAAAGCATTTGGGAGAACAAGTCCTAGTTTACCTCTTCATGACGGAGGAAATATTGTTCATGGAAATGCTACAAGGTTGGATTGGGAAGAAGTTTGTCCTAAAAATGTTGGGGATGAGATATATGTTTTGGGAAATCCACCGTATTTAGGCTCAAGTATGCAGAACAAAAAGCAAAAAGAAGACATGGCATCTGTTTTTCAAGGTATCAAGAATTACAAAAACTTAGATTACATAGCATGTTGGTTTTATAAAGGTGCAAAATATATACAAAACTCAAATACAAAATTAGCTTTCGTAACGACAAATTCTATCGTACAAGGTGAACAGGTTGCAATGTTGTGGCTTCATATTTTTAAGTTAGAGATTGAAGTGTTTTTTGCTCATCAATCTTTCAAATGGACAAACAATGCTAAAGGAAATGCCGGTGTTACTGTTGCAATTATCGGATTAAGAAACTGTTCTGATGCCGATAATAAATATATCTTCAATGGTTCGATTAAGCAAAAAGTTAAACATATCAATCCATATCTAACTTCTGTCAATGTCTCTGTTGTGACAAAGCGAACAAAATCTTTATCGAAATTACCACTTATGGAATACGGAAATAAAGCAGTTTATGGAGAACCTTTGATTCTTGAAAAGCAAGAAAAAGAGCGTATTCTTAGTGCATTTCCAGAAGCTAAAAATTTTATAAGACCGCTTAAAGGAGCAAAAGAGTTTTTAAACGGCTTAGAGCGTTGGGTAATTTGGATTGAAGATAAAGACCTGTCGTTGGCACAATCTATTTCCCTTATAAATGAACGAATTGAAAAAGTAAAAACTCTTCGGCTTTCAAGTAACGACAGCGGAGCGCAAGAATTGGCTCAATACTCTCATCGTTTTAGAGATACAAAAACTTCTAAAACGACATCCTTGATTGTGCCGCTTACAACATCTGAACGAAGAAAATATATACCAACTGGATTTTTATCACAAGAAACGATTTTAACCAATGCAGCCAATGCAATTTACGATGCTGAACCTTGGATATTTGGAGTTATATCATCATTAATGCACATGGTTTGGATGCGAACTGTTGCAGGAAGATTAAAAACAGATTATCGTTATTCATCAGCACTTGTTTACAACACCTTCCCATTCCCAAATATCTCACAAAAACAAAAAGACGAAATCACCGAGCTTGTATTTGGCGTACTCGATGAGCGAGAAAAACACAGCCAAAAAACCCTAGCCCAGCTCTACGACCCAAACAAAATGCCAGAAGGCTTAAAAAAAAGCCCACCACGCCCTAGACAAAGCCATAGAACAATGCTACCGCCCCAAACCATTCGAAACCGATGA
- a CDS encoding type IIL restriction-modification enzyme MmeI, giving the protein MEQCYRPKPFETDEERLEYLFRMYEEMTKGKK; this is encoded by the coding sequence ATAGAACAATGCTACCGCCCCAAACCATTCGAAACCGATGAAGAAAGACTAGAGTACCTTTTTAGGATGTATGAAGAGATGACAAAGGGCAAGAAATGA
- a CDS encoding dual specificity protein phosphatase family protein produces the protein MQKIANLNIYIGTKEEYRMAVSQGMKIVCALNRANGFVTHQSQVGWSGRGCNKDNPYYLYKEEDDAIYLNMIDGDDPKYVNDEMIDAALDFIKRHLDNDMPVFVYCSLAESRSPSIVLMYMLEHGHIEATNNALREFKDKFYANYQPKRGNVEYIVKRWLGKLIKE, from the coding sequence ATGCAAAAAATAGCCAACCTGAACATCTATATAGGTACAAAAGAGGAGTACCGCATGGCGGTAAGCCAAGGTATGAAAATCGTCTGTGCACTCAACCGTGCCAATGGCTTTGTGACACATCAGTCACAGGTGGGTTGGAGCGGTAGAGGGTGTAACAAGGACAATCCTTACTATCTCTACAAAGAGGAAGATGATGCTATTTATCTAAACATGATTGATGGAGATGACCCAAAATATGTAAACGATGAAATGATAGATGCGGCTTTAGACTTTATTAAACGGCATTTGGATAATGATATGCCCGTCTTTGTGTATTGTAGTTTAGCAGAGTCGCGAAGCCCTTCTATCGTACTTATGTATATGCTAGAGCACGGTCATATCGAAGCAACAAACAATGCTTTGAGAGAGTTCAAAGATAAATTTTATGCCAACTATCAGCCCAAAAGAGGCAATGTGGAGTATATTGTAAAAAGATGGCTAGGCAAATTGATCAAGGAGTGA
- a CDS encoding Fic family protein: MNIKDFKSGTLRQEYQYKSFLPEFINHTFTWDDPQINTMLENATRALGELNAFTRIVPNVDMFIQMHITKEANTSSKIEGTKTEMDEVLIAKEQINPEKRDDWQEVRNYIDAMNTAIKELESLPISNRLIKNIHAILLNSVRGEAKQPGEFRRSQNWIGGASLATAYYIPPHHNEVGDLMSDLEKFLHNEEIFVPHLIKIAIAHYQFETIHPFLDGNGRIGRLLITLYLVSKGLLRKPSLYLSDFIEKNKSAYYEALTKVRADNDLIHWIKFFLEAVIVTANNGVQTFQNILSLKQEMDTLIVGFGKKAHNASKLIEFLYQRPIISISEIIEPLEISKPTANTLVKEFESKGILKEITGYERNKLFVFDRYLTIYSKN; this comes from the coding sequence ATGAATATAAAAGATTTTAAATCAGGTACGCTGAGACAAGAGTATCAATATAAAAGTTTTTTGCCAGAATTTATCAATCATACTTTTACATGGGATGACCCTCAAATCAATACTATGCTTGAAAATGCAACTAGAGCACTTGGTGAACTTAACGCTTTTACGAGGATTGTACCAAATGTAGATATGTTTATACAGATGCATATCACAAAAGAAGCGAATACATCAAGTAAGATAGAGGGCACAAAAACAGAGATGGATGAAGTGCTTATCGCAAAAGAGCAGATAAATCCTGAAAAAAGAGATGACTGGCAAGAGGTACGAAACTATATTGATGCTATGAATACTGCTATCAAAGAGCTTGAAAGTTTACCTATCTCGAATCGTCTTATCAAAAATATTCATGCAATTTTGCTCAATAGCGTAAGAGGTGAAGCAAAACAGCCGGGTGAATTTAGAAGATCTCAAAACTGGATAGGTGGTGCTAGTTTAGCAACAGCTTATTATATTCCACCCCATCACAATGAAGTTGGGGATCTCATGAGTGATTTGGAAAAATTTTTGCACAACGAAGAGATATTTGTGCCGCATCTTATAAAAATAGCAATTGCTCACTATCAGTTTGAGACGATCCACCCATTTTTGGACGGGAATGGGCGTATCGGTAGACTGCTCATAACACTGTATTTAGTGAGTAAAGGATTACTTAGAAAACCATCTTTGTATCTCTCTGATTTTATCGAAAAAAATAAATCAGCTTACTATGAAGCACTGACAAAAGTAAGAGCAGATAATGATTTGATTCATTGGATAAAGTTTTTTCTTGAAGCAGTGATTGTTACTGCCAATAATGGCGTACAAACGTTTCAAAATATTTTGAGTCTCAAACAAGAGATGGATACACTGATAGTAGGATTTGGTAAAAAGGCACACAATGCGAGCAAATTGATAGAGTTCTTATATCAAAGGCCTATTATCTCAATTAGTGAAATCATAGAGCCTTTGGAGATTAGTAAGCCTACGGCAAATACTTTAGTCAAAGAGTTTGAGTCAAAAGGTATTTTAAAAGAAATTACAGGATATGAGAGAAATAAACTGTTTGTATTTGATAGGTATTTGACAATATATAGTAAAAATTAA